GCCTTGTCGGCCCAGGCCTTGGCGGCGATGTCGTCGCGCACCGGATAGACGTTCTGCTGATCGCTCATGGAAGTGCCTCTGTCCTTGGGATGGCCCCGTCAGGTGAGTGATGCCGGGCAACCGTACGTTGGGATTGTGTGGGGACGCCCGACGCCATTTAAGGTGGACTCAGCATACTCTCGCCCGGCGCCACTTCCCCTTAGACATTGGTATGAACAATTTTCTTTTTAAAAACATAATGTTAGACGGCACTTTCAAACACCTCCAGGCCAAGATAGACCAAGGTCTGAGCGCAGTGGCGGCAGCGATAACGCTGCCCCTGCCGGGCCAGCGCATGGCGACGAGCGCTGAAGGCATGCTCGCGGCAATCACAGGCGTAGCGGTGGGGCGCCGGGCTCGCCCGGCCGGTATCGAAGCGGTGGGTAGTGCGGGGCGCCAGGCCGAACAGCTCGCGCATCACCGTCTGCCACTCGCGGCCGTGGGGGCGTACCCGGGGGCCATCTTCCAGGTGGTGAACGAGCCAGTGAGCCATCTCGTGGGGCACCACCTCGACCAGGAAGTCGAGGCGGTTCTCGGCATAGAGCACCGGATTGAAGCGCAGGCCGCCGCGGCCGAAGTGGGCCTGGCCGGCACACTTGCCCCGCAGGTCGCACCATACCGCCGGGCGCGGCAGCGTTGGATGCACCTCGCAACAGAGCCGCCAGGCGGCGTCCACCCGCGCGTGCAGGGCAGCCAGCAGCGCCTCGCGGTCGAGGGCCGCGACGCGGTCGGGATCCGGGGTGGGCAGCGCGGGTCGTTTCATGGGGTGCTAGAATGGCCTCTCGCCCGCCAGGCGTAAAGCGCCCTTCCTGCCCTCCTGTCCGTGAGAGTGACGATGTCCGACACCCCCCAGCCCGAACCCCTGCTCGACGATGCCGAGCTCGACCGTCTGGATGACTTCCTGGCCTCCGAGCGGGTCGGCGAGGATGCCCTGGACCTGATCGGCAGCCATGGTTTCCTGGTGGCCCTGGCGGTGGCGCCCTGCGAGGCGGACCCGGCCGCCTGGGTGGCAGAGCTGTTCCAGGGCGAACCGGAGTTCCATGACGCCAGCGAGCGCGAGGAGATCCTCGGCCTGCTCGACCGGCTGCGCCGCAACGCCATCGCCGCCCTGGAGCAGGGGCTCCTGCCGGAGCTACCCTTCGAGCTCACCCTGGACGACCTGCCCGCGGAGGAGACCCCCATCGGTGACTGGTGCGCCGGCTTCATGGAGGGGGTCTTCCTCGACGAGGCCGCCTGGTTCGAGGAGGACGAGGAGGCCGCCGCCACCCTGCTGCTGCCCTTCATGGCCCTCTCGGGGCTCTTCGACGACGAGCCCGACATGGCCGAGTTCATCGGCGACGGCTCCCGCCTGGAGGCGCTGGTGCGCCAGCTCCCCGAGCTGGTGCTGGACCTCTACCTGCACTACCGGGTGCCGCCGGAGACCCCCAAGCCGATGCCGCGCAAGAAGAAGCCCGCCGGCAAGGGGCGCCGGCGATAGCGAGTGCTACCGCAGCCGCGTCAGCAGGCCATCCAGGCTGCCGAACAGCCACTCCTTGAATCGCTGCCAGCGCGGGCGCCGGGACCAGGCCTCGCGGTCGATCTCGTGGCTGGCGGCAAAGTTGCGCTCGAACATCTCGGCCACCTCGGCCGCCAGGCGCCGGTCGGCCACCTCCTGGTTGGCCTCCAGGTTCCAGTGCAGGCTCCAGTGGTCGAAGTTGCAGGAGCCCAGACTGACCCAGTCGTCGGCCAGCGAGAACTTGGCGTGGATGAAAGTGGGCTGGAACTCGTGAATGCGCACCCCGGCCCGGAGCAGCCGACCGTAGAAGCGCTGGCCGGCGTAGCGGACCCCAGGGTGGTCATGGGCTTCACCGGGCAGCAGCAGGCGCACGTCAACGCCGCGGCGTGCCGCCCGGGCCAGGCGCAGGCGCAGGCTGAAGGTGGGCACGAAGTAGGGGGTGCAGATCCAGATGCGCTTGCGTGCCCCGGAGACCTGCCGATAGAGCGAATGGCGTATCGCCTGGTAGCGATAGCCCTGCCCCCACACCACCCGCCCAGTCATGCCCCGGTAGCCCTCTGCCTGGCGGGTCTCGGTCACCAGCCCATGCACCAGTCCCGTGGCCCCGCTGCCCCGGGTCAGCGGCGAGTCCCACAGCCGGCAGAACAGGCGCACCCAGTCGGCCACCACCGGCCCCTCGATGCGCAGGGCCACCTCGTACCAGGCGTCGAGGAACTCGTCCACGGCGCCGAAACCGCCGGTGAAGGCGACCCGGCCATCCACTACCACCAGCTTGCGATGGTCCCGGGTCAGGTTGCGGGCCAGGGAGTGGAAGCCCAGCGGGTTGAAGAAGCGCAGCGCCACACCGCCCGTTTCCAGGCGCTCGCGATCCTCACCGGAGAGCCCCATGGCACCGTAGCCATCCAGCAGCAGCAGCACCGCGACGCCGCGCTCTGAGGCCTTCACCAGGGCGCCGATCAGCGCCGAGGCCAGCCGTCCCGACTCCATCAGGTAGAGCTCGATCAGGATCGACGACTCGGCGCGCTCCAGCGCCTCGAACATGGCCGGCAGGAAACGGCTGGCCTCGGGCAGCAGCTCGAAGTGGTTGCCGTCTCTCCAGATCCCGTGCATGGCTGACTCCCTGTCCTGGGCGGCGGGCCTGACCCGAGGCCTTCCCGGAGACTATACTGGCCTTTTCTTCCCCTTTCCTGCGTCGGGGCAAACGGATGGCCTTGCGTCACCAACTCACCCCCCCCCTGCGCGCGCTGATGACCCGGCTGCTCGCCGCCTGGGTCCGGCCGCGCCTGATCGAGCCCGCCCCGGACGCGCTGACGCTCGAGCCGGCTGTTCGACCCGGCCCTGCGCCATCGGCTGCAGCTGGTGACGCGCCAGGCCTGATGGCTCAGTCCGCCTTGAGCGCCCGGTGCACGTAGAGGTCGTAGCGGCTGGTCTTGCCCTCGATCACGTGGCGCGGGGCCGGCCCCGCGATGGGGGGCGCCTTGCGCGGGCGCTTGACCACCACCCGGTGGGTAGCCACGTCCAGGGCCGCCTCCAGCAGGCGCGGGGCGTCCGCATCGTCACCGGCCAGGGTGCGAAACAGCCGCATCTCCTTCTTGACCAGCGCCGACTTGTCGCGATGGGGGAACATCGGGTCGAGGTGGATCACCTGGGGCGCGACGTCCGACCCGGCCACCAGGGCCGCGAGCGCGGCGGCCGCATCCCCATGCACCAGGCGCATGCGCGCGGCGATCTCGGCGGTCTCGGCGTCCGCCCGGGCGCGGGCCAGGCCGTCCTCGAGCAGGGCGAAGATCGCCGCCACCCGCTCCACCAGCAGCACCGGCGCGCCGAGGCTCGCCAGCACGAAGGCATCGCGCCCCAGGCCCGCCGTGGCGTCCACCACCGAGGGGGTCACCCCCTGGGAGAACCCGCAGGCCCGGGCGATGAGCTGGCCGCGCCCGCCGCCGAAGCGACGTCGATGAGCCGCCTTCCCGGAGGTGAACTCCACCGCCAGCGGATGACCGTAGCGCTTCTCGTCGCCGGCCAGCACCAGGCGACCGTCGCGCCGCTCGAGATGAAGCTCGGCCTCGCCCTCGACGGGCAGCCCCAGGCGCTCGGCCAGAGCGGCCAGCGCCTCGCCACGCACCGCCACC
The Halomonas alkalicola DNA segment above includes these coding regions:
- a CDS encoding SprT family zinc-dependent metalloprotease encodes the protein MKRPALPTPDPDRVAALDREALLAALHARVDAAWRLCCEVHPTLPRPAVWCDLRGKCAGQAHFGRGGLRFNPVLYAENRLDFLVEVVPHEMAHWLVHHLEDGPRVRPHGREWQTVMRELFGLAPRTTHRFDTGRASPAPHRYACDCREHAFSARRHALARQGQRYRCRHCAQTLVYLGLEVFESAV
- a CDS encoding YecA/YgfB family protein, with product MSDTPQPEPLLDDAELDRLDDFLASERVGEDALDLIGSHGFLVALAVAPCEADPAAWVAELFQGEPEFHDASEREEILGLLDRLRRNAIAALEQGLLPELPFELTLDDLPAEETPIGDWCAGFMEGVFLDEAAWFEEDEEAAATLLLPFMALSGLFDDEPDMAEFIGDGSRLEALVRQLPELVLDLYLHYRVPPETPKPMPRKKKPAGKGRRR
- a CDS encoding phospholipase D-like domain-containing protein, which gives rise to MHGIWRDGNHFELLPEASRFLPAMFEALERAESSILIELYLMESGRLASALIGALVKASERGVAVLLLLDGYGAMGLSGEDRERLETGGVALRFFNPLGFHSLARNLTRDHRKLVVVDGRVAFTGGFGAVDEFLDAWYEVALRIEGPVVADWVRLFCRLWDSPLTRGSGATGLVHGLVTETRQAEGYRGMTGRVVWGQGYRYQAIRHSLYRQVSGARKRIWICTPYFVPTFSLRLRLARAARRGVDVRLLLPGEAHDHPGVRYAGQRFYGRLLRAGVRIHEFQPTFIHAKFSLADDWVSLGSCNFDHWSLHWNLEANQEVADRRLAAEVAEMFERNFAASHEIDREAWSRRPRWQRFKEWLFGSLDGLLTRLR
- a CDS encoding class I SAM-dependent methyltransferase; this translates as MGLPVEGEAELHLERRDGRLVLAGDEKRYGHPLAVEFTSGKAAHRRRFGGGRGQLIARACGFSQGVTPSVVDATAGLGRDAFVLASLGAPVLLVERVAAIFALLEDGLARARADAETAEIAARMRLVHGDAAAALAALVAGSDVAPQVIHLDPMFPHRDKSALVKKEMRLFRTLAGDDADAPRLLEAALDVATHRVVVKRPRKAPPIAGPAPRHVIEGKTSRYDLYVHRALKAD